The Methanothrix soehngenii GP6 genome has a window encoding:
- a CDS encoding pentapeptide repeat-containing protein — protein MRIDSLVRIALCALIAMNCVLGAGFAELDINIDDRVNLSYANLSAMDLAGAHLNQSDLQGCNLNGSNLDGAYLRSAWLMASHLNGSTLENADLTGAVLTEADLTGADLTGANLIRVQMSKAKLNGARIVKADLTEADISDSDLSDADLTDARLFRTDLSGAKLKGIYLTSANMIGAHISWADMSVAYLSQGQFSRAELYSTNLSGSDLSDADFTRAYLMRSNLTGANIDWADMAYADLTEAVLTGASLKSAKMPYSDLTKANFTGADLSEAYLDGAILAGATLRNAKLDRVNLREVDLRGLEMGGASLKNSVLTGVFMAMTDLAGADLRDATLVQVEMTGANLSSANLERIKYDQFTLQSLSRAELDGAKISEDLRSDLKSLQRAA, from the coding sequence ATGAGAATTGATTCGCTGGTGAGGATCGCATTATGCGCTTTGATTGCGATGAATTGCGTTCTTGGTGCAGGATTTGCCGAGCTCGATATCAATATCGATGATCGTGTTAATCTGAGCTATGCGAATCTCTCGGCAATGGATCTCGCCGGAGCACATTTGAATCAGTCTGATCTGCAGGGCTGCAACCTCAACGGGTCGAATCTGGATGGGGCGTATCTCCGATCGGCCTGGCTGATGGCATCTCATCTGAATGGCTCAACGCTGGAGAATGCAGATCTCACGGGCGCTGTTCTTACGGAAGCCGATCTCACGGGAGCGGATTTAACTGGTGCGAACCTAATACGGGTTCAAATGTCCAAAGCCAAGCTGAACGGGGCTCGCATTGTGAAAGCAGATCTAACCGAAGCAGACATATCCGATTCCGATCTGAGCGACGCTGATCTCACGGATGCCAGGCTTTTTCGAACGGATCTGAGTGGTGCCAAGCTTAAGGGAATCTATCTAACCAGTGCCAATATGATTGGAGCTCATATAAGCTGGGCCGATATGAGTGTTGCCTATTTATCCCAAGGTCAGTTCTCAAGAGCCGAGCTTTATAGTACTAATTTGAGCGGTTCGGACCTTAGCGATGCAGACTTTACCAGAGCTTATCTCATGAGATCCAATCTTACCGGCGCCAACATAGATTGGGCCGATATGGCCTATGCGGACCTGACTGAGGCCGTCTTAACTGGTGCAAGCTTGAAATCAGCCAAAATGCCTTACTCCGATCTTACCAAAGCGAATTTTACCGGAGCTGATTTATCCGAAGCCTATCTGGATGGAGCTATTCTTGCAGGAGCGACACTCAGGAATGCGAAGCTCGATAGAGTTAATCTGCGTGAAGTCGACCTGAGGGGACTGGAAATGGGGGGAGCATCCCTTAAGAATTCTGTCCTGACAGGAGTATTCATGGCCATGACGGATCTGGCCGGCGCCGACCTGAGAGATGCGACACTGGTTCAGGTTGAGATGACCGGAGCCAATTTGAGCAGCGCCAATCTGGAGCGAATCAAGTATGACCAGTTCACCCTTCAATCGCTGTCCAGAGCGGAACTGGATGGAGCCAAGATCTCCGAGGATCTGCGCTCTGACCTCAAATCACTACAAAGAGCCGCTTGA